From the Euphorbia lathyris chromosome 6, ddEupLath1.1, whole genome shotgun sequence genome, one window contains:
- the LOC136231833 gene encoding phytochromobilin:ferredoxin oxidoreductase, chloroplastic: MNSSSTSSFSSCFSLKSQPLTTLITNINSICTSKKIKPHLLQVSAFSYKNFVNFALNEAKSRTVLLPSPLQESYNTVAAMDGKTELQMQSFEASKIRLLRSLSVENEGMQVLDFAVFARPEFDVPIFCANFFTASDMNIIVLDLNPLHNVIDRKDYKEKYYQNLLPLGRKYAKLFPWGGKLTSESLQFFSPIVIWTRFTSSQSRHDYLLSAFLDYYKAWLELIEQAAEETNASQILCNREAQHKYLTWRAEKDPGHGVLKKLIGEDLAKDLVRNFLFNGIDELGNKEFLDYFPEYRCENGNVNAKRSIVGKSYEDRPWDAKGEFIGNNSQF; encoded by the exons ATGAACTCTTCTTCTACTTCTTCGTTTAGCTCCTGCTTTTCTCTAAAATCTCAGCCATTAACCACCTTAATCACTAATATTAACTCTATTTGTACAAGCAAGAAGATCAAACCCCATCTGCTTCAAGTTTCTGCTTTCTCTTACAAAAACTTCGTTAATTTTGCTCTCAATGAAGCCAAAAGTCGCACCGTTTTGCTTCCCTCTCCTCTTCAG GAAAGTTATAACACCGTGGCTGCAATGGATGGGAAAACAGAGCTTCAAATGCAATCATTTGAAGCTTCCAAGATTAGACTTCTAAGAAGTTTGAGTGTGGAAAATGAAGGAATGCAG GTTTTGGATTTTGCCGTGTTTGCACGACCTGAATTTGATGTACCAATATTTTGTGCCAACTTTTTCACTGCTTCTGACATGAACATTATTGTGTT gGACCTCAACCCCTTGCACAATGTCATTGATCGAAAAGATTACAAGGAAAAGTACTACCAAAACTTATTGCCTTTAGGTCGCAAGTATGCAAAG CTTTTTCCCTGGGGAGGAAAGCTCACTAGTGAATCCTTGCAATTTTTCTCTCCAATTGTCATATGGACAAGATTCACTTCAAGCCAGTCCAGACATGACTATCTGCTTTCCGCTTTTCTCGATTACTACAAG GCATGGCTCGAGTTGATTGAGCAAGCTGCAGAAGAGACAAATGCATCTCAGATTTTGTGCAACCGAGAAGCACAACACAAGTATCTTACGTGGAGAGCGGAAAAG GATCCAGGCCATGGAGTTCTGAAAAAGCTGATTGGTGAAGATCTTGCAAAG gacttggtgAGGAACTTCCTCTTCAACGGAATTGATGAACTCGGAAACAAAGAATTCTTAGATTATTTTCCAGAATACCGGTGTGAGAACGGGAATGTGAATGCAAAACGCAGTATTGTTGGCAAGTCGTATGAAGATCGTCCATGGGATGCAAAAGGAGAATTCATTGGTAATAATTCTCAATTTTAG